One window of the Rhizorhabdus dicambivorans genome contains the following:
- a CDS encoding universal stress protein gives MRTYLVVIDDNDAARAALRFAARRATKTGGAVEILALVPQQEFVQWGAVQATMEEEARLRAEAMVAQAASALIEETGVMPSITVRQGDPVAVVRELLAEQPHVAALVLGAAASGNPGKLVSHFAGTDAGLLPCPLMIVPGSLSDEALDRLS, from the coding sequence ATGCGTACCTATCTGGTTGTCATCGATGACAATGACGCTGCGCGGGCCGCCCTGCGCTTCGCCGCGCGGCGCGCCACCAAGACGGGCGGCGCGGTCGAGATACTGGCGCTGGTCCCCCAGCAGGAGTTCGTCCAGTGGGGCGCCGTCCAGGCGACGATGGAGGAGGAGGCCCGGCTGCGCGCCGAGGCGATGGTCGCCCAGGCCGCCAGTGCGCTGATCGAGGAAACCGGGGTCATGCCCTCGATCACCGTCCGCCAGGGCGATCCGGTGGCGGTGGTGCGTGAATTGCTGGCCGAACAGCCGCATGTCGCCGCGCTGGTGCTGGGCGCGGCGGCCAGCGGCAACCCCGGCAAGCTGGTCAGCCATTTCGCCGGTACCGACGCCGGGCTGCTCCCCTGCCCGCTGATGATCGTGCCCGGATCGCTCAGCGACGAGGCGCTCGACCGGTTGAGTTGA
- a CDS encoding pyruvate dehydrogenase complex dihydrolipoamide acetyltransferase, producing MPIELKMPALSPTMEEGTLAKWLVKEGDKVSSGDLLAEIETDKATMEFEAVDEGTIAQLVVAEGTEGVKVGAVIALIQGEDEDEAPAAKPAPKAEAKSEPKPEPKAEAAAPASAPEPAPAPAPAAKAPAASGDRVKASPLAKRLAQAQGIDLAQVSGSGPGGRIVKADLGGAAKAAPAAAPAAAPASPASAPAAAPTPAPVVAQDDIPHEVVKLSNMRKVIARRLTESMQQSPHIFLTVDIVLDPLLKLRGELNKAIEQSGVKLSVNDMLIKALAKALIEVPECNVSFAGDTMIQYKRADISVAVAIPGGLITPIIKGADTKSIGTIAAEAKDLAQRAKDGKLQPSEYQGGTASISNMGMFGIKQFTAVINPPQAMIMAIGAGEKRPYVVDDALSTATVMSATGSFDHRAIDGALAAQLMQAFKRLVENPLGLLA from the coding sequence ATGCCGATAGAGTTGAAGATGCCCGCCCTCTCTCCGACGATGGAGGAGGGTACTCTTGCCAAATGGCTGGTCAAGGAAGGTGACAAGGTCAGCTCCGGCGACCTTCTCGCCGAGATCGAGACCGACAAGGCGACGATGGAATTCGAGGCTGTCGACGAAGGCACCATCGCCCAGCTCGTTGTTGCCGAAGGCACCGAGGGGGTGAAGGTCGGCGCCGTCATCGCGCTCATCCAGGGCGAGGATGAGGACGAGGCGCCCGCCGCCAAGCCCGCGCCCAAGGCGGAGGCCAAATCCGAACCCAAGCCCGAACCCAAGGCGGAGGCTGCCGCGCCCGCCAGCGCGCCGGAGCCCGCTCCCGCGCCCGCTCCTGCCGCCAAGGCGCCCGCCGCTTCGGGCGACCGGGTGAAGGCCAGCCCGCTCGCCAAGCGCCTCGCCCAGGCGCAGGGCATCGATCTCGCCCAGGTCAGCGGCAGCGGCCCCGGCGGACGCATCGTCAAGGCCGATCTCGGCGGTGCCGCCAAGGCTGCTCCTGCTGCTGCGCCGGCCGCGGCGCCCGCTTCGCCGGCTTCCGCCCCGGCCGCTGCGCCTACGCCGGCGCCCGTGGTCGCGCAGGACGATATCCCGCACGAGGTCGTCAAGCTGTCGAACATGCGCAAGGTGATCGCGCGTCGCCTGACCGAATCGATGCAGCAGAGCCCGCACATCTTCCTGACCGTCGACATCGTGCTCGATCCGCTGCTCAAGCTGCGCGGCGAGCTCAACAAGGCGATCGAGCAGAGCGGCGTGAAGCTGTCGGTCAACGACATGCTGATCAAGGCGCTGGCCAAGGCGCTGATCGAGGTGCCCGAATGCAACGTCTCCTTCGCGGGGGACACGATGATCCAGTACAAGCGTGCCGACATCTCGGTCGCGGTGGCGATCCCGGGCGGGCTGATCACCCCGATCATCAAGGGAGCCGACACCAAGAGCATCGGCACGATCGCGGCCGAGGCCAAGGATCTCGCCCAGCGCGCCAAGGACGGCAAGCTGCAGCCCAGTGAATATCAGGGCGGCACCGCCTCGATCTCCAACATGGGCATGTTCGGCATCAAGCAGTTCACGGCGGTGATCAACCCGCCGCAGGCGATGATCATGGCGATCGGCGCCGGCGAGAAGCGCCCCTATGTGGTCGACGACGCGCTCTCCACGGCGACGGTGATGTCGGCCACGGGCAGCTTCGATCATCGTGCGATCGATGGCGCGCTGGCGGCGCAGCTGATGCAGGCGTTCAAGCGGCTGGTCGAAAACCCGCTCGGCCTGCTGGCCTGA
- a CDS encoding acyl-CoA thioesterase — MADIAEVPPEGHPAIRVVAMPADTNANGDIFGGWLVSMMDLAAGTVASQHSKGRAATIAIDGMMFHRPVQIGDTVSVYADLIGVGRTSMKIDVTAWRRSRDGAEHNRVTHATFTFVAIDDQGRPRPVGD, encoded by the coding sequence ATGGCCGACATCGCAGAGGTGCCGCCGGAAGGTCATCCCGCGATCCGCGTGGTGGCCATGCCGGCGGACACCAATGCGAATGGCGACATCTTCGGCGGCTGGCTCGTCAGCATGATGGACCTTGCCGCCGGGACGGTCGCCTCGCAGCACAGCAAGGGGCGGGCGGCGACGATTGCCATCGACGGTATGATGTTTCACCGGCCGGTGCAGATCGGCGACACCGTATCGGTCTATGCCGATCTGATCGGAGTCGGGCGGACATCGATGAAGATCGACGTCACCGCCTGGCGCCGGTCGCGTGACGGCGCCGAACATAACCGGGTTACCCACGCGACGTTCACCTTCGTCGCGATCGACGACCAGGGGCGACCGCGCCCCGTCGGCGACTAG
- the lpdA gene encoding dihydrolipoyl dehydrogenase — protein MAETYDLIVLGSGPGGYVAAIRAAQLGLKTAIVERELLGGICLNWGCIPTKALLRSAEIYHHMNHAEAFGLAAVKPGFDLQNVVQRSRGVAKQLNQGVTGLMKKHKIAVHFGDGKLTDKGKLTVTRDGQITELSAKNIIIATGARARDLPFAKADGERIWTYRHAMTPKEMPSKLLVIGSGAIGLEFASFYSDFGAEVTVVEMLDRILPVEDEEISTFMTKALTKQGMKIRPSTGVQKLTPSAKGVTAEIKDKDGKVTTEEYSHVIVAVGIVPNVENIGLETVGVEPDKRFHIKTDEYCRTNVPGIYAIGDVTDGPWLAHKAMHEAVIAAEHIAGQHPHAMDKRNIPGCTYCRPQVASVGLTEAKAKEAGYKVKVGKFPFIGNGKAIALGEPEGFVKTIFDEATGELLGAHMVGAEVTEMIQGYTIGKTLETTEAELMGTVFPHPTISEAMHESVLAAYGRTLHM, from the coding sequence GTGGCTGAGACCTATGATCTGATCGTGCTTGGCTCCGGGCCGGGCGGCTATGTGGCGGCGATCCGCGCCGCGCAGCTTGGGCTGAAGACCGCGATCGTCGAGCGGGAGCTGCTTGGCGGCATCTGCCTCAACTGGGGATGCATCCCGACCAAGGCGCTGCTGCGCTCGGCCGAGATATACCATCATATGAACCATGCCGAGGCGTTCGGCCTCGCGGCGGTGAAGCCGGGCTTTGATCTCCAGAATGTCGTGCAGCGCTCGCGCGGCGTCGCCAAGCAGCTGAACCAGGGCGTCACCGGCCTGATGAAGAAGCACAAGATCGCGGTGCATTTCGGCGACGGCAAGCTGACCGACAAGGGCAAGCTGACCGTCACCAGGGACGGCCAGATCACCGAACTTTCGGCGAAGAACATCATCATCGCCACCGGCGCCCGCGCCCGCGACCTGCCTTTCGCCAAGGCGGACGGTGAGCGGATCTGGACCTATCGCCACGCGATGACGCCCAAGGAGATGCCGAGCAAGCTGCTGGTGATCGGATCGGGCGCGATCGGGCTGGAGTTCGCCAGCTTCTACAGCGATTTCGGCGCCGAGGTGACCGTGGTCGAGATGCTCGACCGCATCCTGCCGGTAGAGGATGAGGAGATCAGCACCTTCATGACCAAGGCGCTGACCAAGCAGGGGATGAAGATCCGCCCGTCGACCGGCGTGCAGAAGCTCACCCCCTCCGCCAAGGGCGTGACCGCCGAGATCAAGGACAAGGACGGCAAGGTCACCACCGAGGAGTATAGCCACGTCATCGTCGCGGTCGGCATCGTCCCCAATGTCGAGAATATCGGGCTGGAGACGGTCGGGGTCGAGCCCGACAAGCGCTTCCACATCAAGACCGACGAATATTGCCGCACCAACGTGCCCGGCATCTACGCGATCGGCGACGTCACCGATGGCCCCTGGCTGGCGCACAAGGCGATGCACGAGGCGGTGATCGCCGCCGAGCATATCGCCGGCCAGCATCCGCACGCGATGGACAAGCGCAACATCCCGGGCTGCACCTATTGCCGCCCGCAGGTGGCGTCGGTCGGCCTGACCGAGGCAAAGGCGAAGGAAGCCGGCTACAAGGTGAAGGTCGGCAAATTCCCCTTCATCGGCAACGGCAAGGCGATCGCGCTGGGCGAGCCAGAGGGCTTCGTGAAGACGATATTCGACGAGGCGACCGGCGAGCTGCTCGGCGCCCACATGGTCGGCGCCGAAGTGACCGAGATGATCCAGGGCTACACCATCGGCAAGACGCTGGAGACCACGGAGGCCGAACTGATGGGCACCGTCTTCCCGCATCCGACGATCAGCGAAGCGATGCACGAAAGCGTCCTCGCGGCGTATGGGCGCACGCTGCACATGTAG
- a CDS encoding D-alanyl-D-alanine carboxypeptidase family protein, with protein sequence MALGVSATMAVPSAPVAAASPLGMPRFAAVLMDADTNEILFAEQATAIRHPASITKVMTLYLAFDALDAGRLRLDDRIVMSSRAVSQRPSKLGLGVGQSLSVADAIGVIAVKSANDVAVALAEKIGGTEDGFARMMTAKARQLGMRQTVFSNASGLPNPAHFTSAQDIAILSAAMIRNHPSRYRVFSDQIFSYGKLRMANHNKLLGNVPGVDGIKTGFTNDSGFTLTASAVRGGRRLIAVVMGSPSGWQRDRDVTSLLNAGFTALDIRRGGGAEDMPALLASSGFALNRSLRSAPRIAAVDVEEGDGE encoded by the coding sequence GTGGCGCTTGGCGTCTCGGCGACGATGGCCGTCCCTTCGGCCCCCGTCGCGGCGGCAAGCCCGCTCGGCATGCCGCGCTTCGCCGCCGTGCTGATGGACGCCGACACCAACGAGATATTGTTCGCCGAACAGGCGACCGCCATCCGCCACCCCGCCTCGATCACCAAGGTGATGACGCTGTATCTGGCGTTCGACGCGCTCGACGCCGGGCGGCTGCGGCTCGACGACCGCATCGTCATGTCGTCCCGCGCGGTCAGCCAGCGTCCGTCGAAGCTGGGCCTTGGCGTCGGCCAGTCGCTGTCGGTCGCCGATGCGATCGGCGTGATCGCGGTCAAGTCGGCCAATGACGTCGCGGTGGCCCTGGCCGAGAAGATCGGCGGGACCGAGGATGGTTTTGCCCGGATGATGACCGCCAAGGCGCGCCAGCTCGGCATGCGCCAGACGGTCTTCTCCAACGCCAGCGGCCTGCCCAATCCCGCGCATTTCACCTCGGCGCAGGACATCGCGATTCTGTCCGCCGCGATGATCCGCAACCATCCGAGCCGCTATCGCGTCTTTTCGGATCAGATCTTCAGCTATGGCAAGCTGCGGATGGCGAACCATAACAAGCTGCTCGGCAACGTGCCCGGCGTCGACGGGATCAAGACCGGCTTCACCAACGACAGCGGCTTCACCCTCACCGCATCGGCGGTACGCGGCGGCCGTCGCCTGATCGCGGTGGTGATGGGATCGCCTTCGGGCTGGCAGCGCGACCGCGATGTCACCTCGCTGCTCAATGCCGGCTTCACCGCGCTCGACATCCGCCGCGGCGGCGGGGCGGAGGACATGCCGGCGCTGCTCGCCAGTTCGGGCTTCGCGCTCAACCGCAGCCTCCGCTCGGCCCCGCGCATCGCCGCGGTCGACGTCGAGGAGGGCGACGGCGAATAA
- a CDS encoding murein L,D-transpeptidase catalytic domain family protein, which yields MQDIIDTPVNRRGLLGAGIFGGLALAAGGTSVAAPLIPAPRLRPEVRQRALAAMSRHIGRIKHRDLIGICDFDDPSATPRFHLLDVASGKVDSLLVAHGRGSDPAHTGWLKRFSNEVGSAASSSGAFVTAEEYYGNHGRSRRIDGLDPTNSNARSRAVVIHGAWYAERQMIAQHGKLGRSEGCFAFGSSDLAQVMARLGPGRLIYADKVDRA from the coding sequence TTGCAGGATATCATCGACACGCCGGTGAACCGGCGCGGATTGCTGGGTGCGGGGATTTTCGGCGGACTGGCATTGGCGGCAGGCGGGACTTCGGTCGCGGCGCCCCTCATCCCTGCGCCGCGTCTTCGGCCCGAGGTGCGCCAGCGGGCGCTTGCCGCGATGAGCCGCCATATCGGCCGGATCAAACATCGCGACCTGATCGGGATCTGTGACTTCGACGATCCTTCCGCAACGCCACGCTTCCATCTGCTCGACGTCGCCTCGGGCAAGGTCGACAGCCTGCTGGTCGCGCATGGCCGCGGGTCGGATCCGGCGCATACCGGCTGGCTCAAGCGCTTCTCGAACGAGGTCGGCTCGGCCGCGTCGTCGAGCGGGGCCTTCGTCACCGCCGAGGAATATTATGGCAATCACGGCCGCTCGCGGCGGATCGACGGGCTCGATCCCACCAACAGCAATGCCCGTAGCCGCGCGGTGGTGATCCACGGCGCCTGGTATGCCGAACGGCAGATGATCGCGCAGCACGGCAAATTGGGCCGGTCCGAGGGCTGCTTCGCCTTCGGTTCGAGCGATCTGGCGCAGGTGATGGCACGGCTCGGGCCGGGCCGCCTGATCTACGCCGACAAGGTCGACCGTGCCTAA
- a CDS encoding L,D-transpeptidase family protein, translating to MLFIGNQSTPSSPSWNRAFRRAGRRPPSAKRWLATLPLLLVAGFTFNGTAPAGITPEDSAGIVAPQERARWSVAQIRDLIAVIDESAAEGLDPTAYNADALRAAANANQQSPALDALATSIALRVALDYADGRIDDKERFDWHMTPPLDSNALATGLNDALDRDRLGKWLRGLLPDHEQYRALKAAYAQAVGDEAMRAQLRANLERWRWMPRDLGDRYIYVNVPSYRLSVMNDGTEEASYNVVVGAPKTPTPQLALHAQSIVANPSWTVPQSIIKAGGVRGKGFRYTRNPDGSVRAVQAPGPTNALGRIKIDMPNPHAIYLHDTPNHAVFDRENRALSHGCVRVQNIQELAALLQGGDGLDDALAEPSKTRTFQLGRSIPVYLVYFTAQAERDGSIRFVGDPYGRDAALLRQLGGPGSGAVQMAAR from the coding sequence ATGTTGTTTATCGGCAATCAATCCACCCCGTCAAGCCCTTCGTGGAACCGGGCCTTCCGCCGTGCTGGACGGCGACCCCCAAGCGCGAAGCGGTGGCTGGCGACGCTTCCGCTGCTGCTGGTCGCCGGGTTCACCTTCAACGGCACTGCGCCGGCAGGAATCACGCCAGAGGATTCGGCGGGGATCGTGGCGCCGCAGGAACGGGCCCGCTGGTCGGTGGCGCAGATCCGCGACCTGATCGCGGTGATCGACGAAAGCGCGGCGGAGGGCCTCGATCCGACGGCCTATAATGCCGATGCGCTTCGCGCCGCGGCCAACGCCAACCAGCAGAGCCCCGCGCTCGACGCGCTGGCCACGTCGATCGCGCTTCGCGTCGCCCTTGATTATGCCGATGGCCGGATCGACGACAAGGAACGCTTCGACTGGCACATGACGCCGCCGCTGGATTCGAACGCGCTGGCCACCGGCCTGAACGACGCGCTCGATCGCGACCGGTTGGGCAAATGGCTGCGCGGCCTGCTGCCTGACCACGAGCAGTATCGCGCGCTCAAGGCGGCCTATGCGCAGGCCGTGGGCGACGAGGCGATGCGCGCCCAGCTGCGCGCCAATCTCGAACGCTGGCGCTGGATGCCCCGCGACCTGGGCGATCGCTATATCTACGTCAACGTGCCGAGCTACCGGCTTTCGGTGATGAACGACGGCACCGAGGAGGCATCCTATAATGTCGTGGTGGGCGCCCCTAAGACGCCGACCCCGCAGCTCGCGCTCCACGCCCAGTCGATCGTCGCCAACCCCAGCTGGACGGTGCCGCAGAGCATCATCAAGGCGGGCGGGGTGCGCGGCAAGGGTTTCCGATACACCCGCAACCCCGATGGCAGCGTCCGCGCCGTCCAGGCGCCCGGGCCGACCAACGCGCTCGGCCGGATCAAGATCGACATGCCCAACCCGCATGCCATCTATCTGCACGACACCCCCAACCATGCCGTGTTCGACCGCGAGAACCGCGCGCTGAGCCATGGCTGCGTGCGCGTCCAGAACATCCAGGAGCTCGCCGCGCTGCTCCAAGGCGGCGACGGCCTCGACGATGCGCTTGCCGAGCCGAGCAAGACCCGCACCTTCCAGTTGGGAAGGAGCATACCCGTCTATCTGGTCTACTTTACCGCGCAGGCCGAACGGGACGGCTCGATCCGCTTCGTTGGAGACCCCTATGGCCGGGACGCCGCGCTGCTCAGGCAACTTGGCGGGCCGGGCAGCGGCGCGGTGCAGATGGCGGCTCGGTAA
- a CDS encoding cation diffusion facilitator family transporter, translated as MTEPPESRLILFAALAANLGIAIAKFVAAGVSGSSAMLTEGFHSVVDSLNQLLLLYGQKRASRPPDERHPLGYGRELYFWSFVVAILIFSTGAGLSIYEGILHIRHPEPIRTPWINYVVLAVSLLLEGTSWVIAVREFGSAKGDHGWWEAVRRSKDPASFIVLFEDSAAIFGLFIAGVGITLSLVTGDPRWDGAASVVIGLALAGVALALARESKDLLIGEPADPLLEAAVRAAVDRWPEVTGVNEITTIHIGPRNIFVGLSVDFEDRVPVGRIEEMIAEAETELRARWPSIRAIYIKPQARP; from the coding sequence ATGACCGAACCCCCGGAAAGCCGGCTGATCCTGTTTGCGGCGCTGGCTGCTAATCTGGGCATCGCGATCGCCAAATTCGTGGCGGCCGGGGTAAGCGGATCGTCGGCGATGCTGACCGAGGGTTTCCACTCGGTGGTCGACAGCCTCAATCAGCTGCTGCTGCTCTATGGCCAGAAGCGCGCCTCGCGCCCGCCCGACGAGCGCCATCCGCTCGGCTATGGCCGCGAGCTCTATTTCTGGAGCTTCGTTGTCGCGATCCTGATCTTCTCGACCGGCGCCGGCCTGTCGATCTACGAGGGCATCCTTCACATCCGGCACCCCGAGCCGATCCGCACGCCATGGATCAACTATGTCGTGCTTGCCGTCTCGCTGCTGCTCGAAGGCACGAGCTGGGTGATAGCGGTGCGCGAGTTCGGCAGCGCCAAGGGCGACCATGGCTGGTGGGAGGCGGTGCGGCGGTCGAAGGACCCGGCGAGCTTCATCGTGCTGTTCGAGGATTCGGCGGCGATCTTCGGCCTGTTCATCGCCGGCGTCGGCATCACGCTCAGCCTCGTCACCGGCGATCCGCGCTGGGACGGGGCGGCGTCGGTGGTGATCGGCCTCGCGCTGGCGGGAGTCGCCCTGGCGCTGGCACGGGAATCGAAGGATCTGCTGATCGGCGAGCCGGCCGATCCGCTGCTGGAGGCGGCGGTCCGCGCTGCGGTCGATCGCTGGCCCGAGGTGACCGGGGTGAACGAGATCACCACCATCCATATCGGCCCGCGCAACATCTTCGTCGGGCTGTCGGTCGATTTCGAGGATCGCGTGCCGGTGGGCCGGATCGAGGAGATGATCGCCGAGGCCGAGACGGAGCTGCGCGCGCGCTGGCCCTCGATCCGCGCTATCTATATCAAGCCCCAGGCGAGGCCGTAG
- the cutA gene encoding divalent-cation tolerance protein CutA, translating into MIVILTACGSAEDADRIAAALVEERLAACVQIVPVRSVYRWQGRIERAGEWQLQIKTRAALADAVEARIKALHGYELPEIVALPVAAGSSDYIGWVHAETAEPSR; encoded by the coding sequence ATGATCGTGATCCTCACCGCGTGCGGTTCGGCGGAGGACGCCGATCGGATCGCCGCCGCCCTGGTGGAGGAGCGGCTGGCCGCCTGCGTCCAGATCGTGCCCGTGCGCAGCGTCTATCGCTGGCAGGGCCGGATCGAGCGGGCGGGGGAGTGGCAGCTCCAGATCAAGACCCGCGCCGCGCTGGCCGATGCGGTGGAGGCGCGGATCAAGGCGCTTCATGGCTATGAACTCCCCGAGATCGTCGCGCTGCCGGTGGCGGCGGGATCGTCCGACTATATCGGCTGGGTGCATGCCGAGACGGCGGAGCCGTCCCGATAG
- the rpsL gene encoding 30S ribosomal protein S12: MPTINQLIRKGREPQKAKSKVPAMEKNPQKRGVCTRVYTTTPKKPNSALRKVAKVRLTNSREVISYIPGEGHNLQEHSVVLIRGGRVRDLPGVRYHVLRGVLDTQGVKDRKQSRSKYGAKRPK; encoded by the coding sequence ATGCCAACGATCAACCAGCTGATCCGCAAGGGTCGCGAACCGCAGAAGGCCAAATCGAAGGTCCCTGCGATGGAAAAGAACCCGCAGAAGCGCGGCGTTTGCACGCGCGTCTACACGACGACCCCGAAGAAGCCGAACTCGGCGCTGCGCAAGGTGGCCAAGGTCCGCCTGACCAACAGCCGCGAAGTGATCAGCTACATTCCGGGCGAAGGCCATAACCTCCAGGAGCACTCTGTGGTCCTGATCCGCGGCGGCCGTGTGCGCGACCTTCCCGGTGTGCGCTACCACGTCCTTCGCGGTGTGCTCGACACGCAGGGTGTCAAGGATCGCAAGCAGAGCCGTTCGAAGTACGGCGCCAAGCGTCCCAAGTAA
- the rpsG gene encoding 30S ribosomal protein S7, translating into MARRRRPEKREILPDPKFGDVVLSKFMNSVMLDGKKSVAEGIVYGALETVETRAKREPLGVFHDALNNVKPGIEVRSRRVGGATYQVPVEVRPERSQALAIRWLISAARARSEHTMAGRLSGELMDAANNRGNAVKKREDTHRMAEANRAFSHYRW; encoded by the coding sequence ATGGCTCGTCGTCGTCGTCCCGAAAAGCGCGAAATTCTTCCCGATCCCAAATTCGGGGATGTCGTGCTCAGCAAATTCATGAACAGCGTCATGCTCGACGGCAAGAAGTCCGTCGCCGAGGGCATCGTCTATGGCGCCCTGGAAACCGTCGAAACCCGCGCCAAGCGCGAGCCGCTCGGCGTGTTCCATGACGCGCTCAACAATGTGAAGCCGGGCATCGAGGTCCGCAGCCGCCGCGTCGGTGGTGCGACCTACCAGGTTCCCGTCGAGGTTCGTCCGGAGCGCTCGCAGGCGCTGGCGATCCGCTGGCTGATCTCGGCCGCGCGCGCGCGTTCGGAGCACACCATGGCCGGCCGCCTGTCGGGCGAGCTGATGGATGCCGCGAACAACCGCGGCAATGCGGTCAAGAAGCGTGAGGACACGCACCGCATGGCCGAAGCGAACCGCGCCTTCAGCCACTACCGCTGGTAA
- the fusA gene encoding elongation factor G, translating into MARSHPLEKYRNIGIMAHIDAGKTTTTERILYYTGKSYKIGEVHEGTATMDWMEQEQERGITITSAATTCFWNDNRINIIDTPGHVDFTIEVERSLRVLDGAVACFDGVAGVEPQSETVWRQAEKYKVPRMCFVNKLDRTGANFEMCVDMIKDRLGARPAVLYLPIGLESQFKGLVDLVENRAIIWLEESLGAKFEYQDIPAELADKAAVARSELIEMAVEQDDEVMEQYLEGNEPDVATLKALIRKGTLNFSFVPVLCGSAFKNKGVQPLLDGVVDYLPSPLDIPDVQGVKLDGETPDSRPAEDTAPMSALAFKIMNDPFVGSLTFARIYSGKLEKGTYLNSVKDKKEKIGRMLLMHANSREDIDEAYAGDIVALAGLKETTTGDTLCSPTAPIILERMEFPDPVIELSVEPKTKADQEKMGIALNRLAAEDPSFRVSTDHESGQTIIKGMGELHLEILVDRMKREFKVEANVGAPQVAYREYLKKPVELVYTHKKQSGGSGQFGEVKVQVKPGERGSGFVFKDEVKGGNIPREYIPSVEKGMKETAEGGALIGFPIVDVEVHLVDGKYHDVDSSALAFEITGRGAMREAAQKAGITILEPIMRVEVVTPEDYLGDVIGDMNSRRGQIQGTDTRGNAQVVEAQVPLANMFGYVNQLRSFTQGRAQYTMQFSHYDEVPANVAEEVKAKLA; encoded by the coding sequence ATGGCCCGCAGCCACCCGCTCGAAAAGTATCGCAACATCGGCATCATGGCGCACATCGATGCCGGCAAGACGACCACGACCGAGCGTATCCTTTATTACACCGGCAAGTCCTACAAGATCGGTGAGGTCCATGAGGGCACCGCCACCATGGACTGGATGGAGCAGGAGCAGGAGCGCGGCATCACGATCACGTCGGCCGCGACGACCTGTTTCTGGAACGACAACCGCATCAACATCATCGACACCCCCGGCCACGTCGACTTCACCATCGAAGTCGAGCGTTCGCTGCGCGTGCTCGACGGTGCGGTGGCGTGCTTCGATGGCGTCGCGGGCGTCGAGCCCCAGTCGGAGACCGTCTGGCGGCAGGCCGAGAAGTACAAGGTGCCGCGGATGTGCTTCGTCAACAAGCTTGACCGCACCGGCGCCAACTTCGAGATGTGCGTGGACATGATCAAGGACCGCCTGGGCGCCCGCCCGGCCGTCCTCTATCTGCCGATCGGACTGGAGAGCCAGTTCAAGGGCCTGGTCGATCTGGTCGAGAACCGCGCGATCATCTGGCTCGAGGAGAGCCTGGGCGCGAAGTTCGAATATCAGGACATCCCCGCCGAGCTGGCCGACAAGGCCGCCGTCGCGCGCTCCGAGCTGATCGAAATGGCCGTCGAGCAGGACGACGAGGTCATGGAGCAGTATCTGGAGGGCAACGAGCCCGACGTCGCGACCCTGAAGGCGCTGATCCGCAAGGGCACGCTGAACTTCTCGTTCGTGCCGGTGCTGTGCGGCTCGGCCTTCAAGAACAAGGGCGTCCAGCCGCTGCTCGACGGCGTCGTCGACTATCTGCCGAGCCCGCTCGACATCCCCGACGTGCAGGGCGTCAAGCTCGACGGCGAGACCCCGGACAGCCGTCCGGCCGAGGACACCGCGCCGATGTCGGCGCTGGCCTTCAAGATCATGAACGATCCGTTCGTCGGCTCGCTCACCTTCGCGCGCATCTATTCGGGCAAGCTCGAAAAGGGCACCTACCTGAACAGCGTGAAGGACAAGAAGGAAAAGATCGGCCGCATGCTGCTGATGCATGCGAACAGCCGCGAGGACATCGACGAGGCCTATGCGGGCGACATCGTCGCGCTGGCGGGTCTCAAGGAGACCACCACCGGCGACACGCTCTGCTCGCCGACCGCGCCGATCATCCTCGAGCGCATGGAGTTCCCGGACCCCGTCATCGAGCTGTCGGTGGAGCCGAAGACCAAGGCCGACCAGGAGAAGATGGGCATCGCCCTCAACCGCCTGGCTGCCGAGGATCCCTCGTTCCGCGTTTCGACCGACCATGAGTCGGGCCAGACGATCATCAAGGGGATGGGCGAACTCCACCTCGAGATTCTCGTCGACCGCATGAAGCGCGAGTTCAAGGTCGAGGCCAATGTCGGCGCGCCGCAGGTGGCCTATCGCGAATATCTCAAGAAGCCGGTCGAGCTGGTCTACACCCACAAGAAGCAGTCGGGCGGCTCGGGCCAGTTCGGCGAGGTCAAGGTGCAGGTCAAGCCGGGCGAGCGCGGTTCGGGCTTCGTCTTCAAGGACGAGGTCAAGGGCGGCAACATCCCGCGCGAATATATTCCTTCGGTCGAGAAGGGCATGAAGGAAACCGCCGAGGGCGGCGCGTTGATCGGCTTCCCGATCGTCGACGTCGAGGTCCACCTGGTCGACGGCAAGTATCACGACGTCGACTCGTCGGCGCTTGCCTTCGAAATCACCGGCCGTGGCGCGATGCGTGAGGCGGCCCAGAAGGCCGGCATCACCATCCTCGAGCCGATCATGCGGGTCGAGGTCGTGACGCCGGAGGATTATCTGGGCGACGTGATCGGCGACATGAACAGCCGTCGCGGCCAGATTCAGGGCACCGACACGCGCGGCAATGCCCAGGTCGTCGAGGCGCAGGTGCCGCTGGCCAACATGTTCGGCTATGTGAACCAGCTCCGCTCGTTCACCCAGGGCCGCGCCCAGTACACGATGCAGTTCTCGCATTATGACGAAGTGCCGGCGAACGTGGCCGAAGAGGTCAAGGCAAAGCTGGCGTAA